TCTGGAATTGTCCATGAACTATGATCTGCATCTGCTTTCAGGTGACAATGCAGGAGAAGCACCTAATCTGAAGTATTTCTTTAAAGATGAACAACACCTGCACTTTCATCAAAGTCCGGCAGATAAGCTAAACTTTATCAAAGCACTTCAATCTGAAAACAAACAAGTGATGATGCTTGGTGACGGACTGAATGATGCAGGAGCTCTTCAGCAAAGCAATGTAGGTGTAGCAGTCAGTGACAATATAGCCTATTTCACACCAGCGTCTGATGTCATTCTGGATGCATCCAATTTATGGTTTCTACCAGGCTTCATTTATTTCTGCAAGCAAAGTGTAAAAGTTATCAAGGCAGCACTGGTGTTAGCCGCTATCTATAATCTGGTCGGGATCTTCTTTGCTGTACAGGGAACATTATCCCCACTGATTGCAGCCATTCTAATGCCTGTCAGTTCCATTAATGTGATTCTCTTCACCACCTTTTCTGTACGATACTTTGGAAAGCGGTTAGAGAAAAACAGACACCAACTTAAGACATATACCTTTTCAGCGATATGAGTATCATATATATACTTCTGACAGTCAGCCTGATTATGGCGAGTGTGTTTCTGGGAATTTTTCTCTGGAATCTCCGCAACGGACAGTTTGACGACGACTATACACCTTCTGTCCGGATGTTGTTTGACGATGAAGATATATCCACTAAACAAGATCGACAAACAAAAACATCAGGCTAACCACCGATCTATTTCCATACTAAAAATCAGTTAAATCTACCAATCAAACAATTACATACATGCAAATCGAACACTTTCATTATGACAACAAAATTGTCCGAAACTTCGGGATTGCCACGATGATCTTCGGGGTTGTTGGTATGCTCGTTGGTGTAACGGTTGCTTTTCAGTTAGTGTTTCCTCAGCTGAACTTTGGCATTCCGTATACCTCCTTCGGACGTCTTCGTCCACTGCATACCAATGCCATTATCTTTGCGTTTGTGGGCAATGCCATATTCATGGGAATTTATCACTCTCTGCAACGCCTCTGTAAAGCACGGATGTTCAGCGATCTGTTAAGCCAGATTCACTTTTGGGGATGGCAAGCTATCATAGCTGCGGCTGCGATTACTCTCCCTCTGGGTATGACAACCTCTAAAGAATATGCCGAGCTGGAATGGCCAATTGACATTGCGATTACACTGGTTTGGGTTGTATTTGGTATTAATATGCTGGGTACCATTCTGAAACGTCGTGAACGCCACATCTATGTAGCTATCTGGTTTTATATTGCTACCTGGGTAACAGTTGCCATGCTGCATATTGTCAATTCCTTTGAGATGCCTGTCAACTTCTTCAAAAGTTATTCAGCGTATGCAGGTGTACAGGATGCACTGGTTCAGTGGTGGTATGGACATAATGCAGTGGCATTCTTCCTGACTACTCCATTCCTGGGTTTGATGTATTACTATTTGCCTAAGTTGTCTAATCGTCCTGTATATTCCTATAAGTTATCGATCCTGCACTTCTGGACACTGATCTTTATCTATATCTGGGCAGGGCCTCACCATTTGTTGTATTCTTCTCTTCCTGACTGGGTACAATCATTGGGTGTGGTATTTTCAATCATGCTGATTGCACCATCATGGGGTGGTGGCATTAATGGTTTGCTGACGTTGCGTGGAGCATGGGACAAAGTACGTGAAGATACACGTTTGAAATTTATGGTTGTTGCCATTACTGCCTATCTGATGGCAACATTTGAAGGACCTCTGTTATCTCTGAAAAACGTCAATGCCATTGCACACTTTACTGACTGGATTGTAGCACACGTACACGTAGGTGGACTAGGCTGGAATGGATTCATGGTATTTGCAATGTTATATTACCTGGTTCCAAAAATGTGGCAGACAGAAGTATATTCTAAAAAGCTGATGAACTTCCACTTCTGGATCGGCACACTGGGTATTCTGTTCTATGCCATTCCTATGTACTGGGCTGGTTTTACAGCAGGTTTGATGTGGAAAGACTTCAATCCGGATGGTACCCTGCAATATCCTAACTTCCTGGAAAGCGTAACCAAAATGATTCCTTTCTATGCGTTACGTGGTATTGGTGGAACAATGTATCTGTTAGGAACTTTGGTTATGATCTATAACCTTTGGATGACTGCTCGTCAGGGATCATTCCTAGCTAATGAAGCGGCATCTGCTCCTGCACTAGAAACTAACACTACAGTGGCAGGTCATCATCACTGGCATAAAAT
This genomic stretch from Xanthocytophaga agilis harbors:
- the ccoS gene encoding cbb3-type cytochrome oxidase assembly protein CcoS — translated: MSIIYILLTVSLIMASVFLGIFLWNLRNGQFDDDYTPSVRMLFDDEDISTKQDRQTKTSG
- the ccoN gene encoding cytochrome-c oxidase, cbb3-type subunit I, yielding MQIEHFHYDNKIVRNFGIATMIFGVVGMLVGVTVAFQLVFPQLNFGIPYTSFGRLRPLHTNAIIFAFVGNAIFMGIYHSLQRLCKARMFSDLLSQIHFWGWQAIIAAAAITLPLGMTTSKEYAELEWPIDIAITLVWVVFGINMLGTILKRRERHIYVAIWFYIATWVTVAMLHIVNSFEMPVNFFKSYSAYAGVQDALVQWWYGHNAVAFFLTTPFLGLMYYYLPKLSNRPVYSYKLSILHFWTLIFIYIWAGPHHLLYSSLPDWVQSLGVVFSIMLIAPSWGGGINGLLTLRGAWDKVREDTRLKFMVVAITAYLMATFEGPLLSLKNVNAIAHFTDWIVAHVHVGGLGWNGFMVFAMLYYLVPKMWQTEVYSKKLMNFHFWIGTLGILFYAIPMYWAGFTAGLMWKDFNPDGTLQYPNFLESVTKMIPFYALRGIGGTMYLLGTLVMIYNLWMTARQGSFLANEAASAPALETNTTVAGHHHWHKIFERKPLLLTAVSLVVVAIGGMIQIIPMLTVDENIPTIASVKPYTALELEGRDLYIREGCVSCHTQLVRPFRSETERYGEFSKSGEYIYDHPFLWGSKRTGPDLQRVGKKYPDSWHYHHMRDPESMSPGSIMPKYEWLLENPLSFTLTKDKLATLRKLGVPYTEEEIANAETSMKEQAKVIVDNLQKQGVKIDPDKEIVAMIAYLQRLGTDIKNKEEVTMK